From Micromonospora rifamycinica, a single genomic window includes:
- a CDS encoding helix-turn-helix transcriptional regulator has protein sequence MTRPAARGGSRTSADRLARLLNLVPYLLARPGIEVAEAAGDLGVTERQLREDLELLWVCGLPGYGPGDLIDMAFDGDRVTITYDAGIDRPLRLTPDEALALVVALRMLAETPGVANREAIERALAKIENAAGDLVGAPVEVRLPGESPRVQELRAAVERRRALRITYYTVARDESTERTIDPLRMLMVDGRAYVEAWCRRAEAVRLFRADRIDAVVELDEPAVVPPQARPHDLRQGVFRPAPDLPLITLRIGRGERWITEYYPCERIEVDGDRWVVSLRVTDLGWARRFVLGLGPDVTVVAPAELAVQVRAQAAAALEAYATPVLPAGAGTAR, from the coding sequence GTGACCCGCCCGGCTGCCCGGGGCGGCTCCCGTACCTCGGCCGACCGGCTGGCCCGGCTGCTCAACCTGGTGCCCTACCTGCTGGCCCGGCCGGGTATCGAGGTGGCCGAGGCCGCCGGCGACCTGGGGGTGACCGAACGGCAGCTCCGCGAGGACCTGGAGCTGCTCTGGGTCTGCGGGCTGCCCGGCTACGGCCCGGGTGACCTGATCGACATGGCCTTCGACGGCGACCGGGTGACGATCACCTACGACGCCGGCATCGACCGGCCCTTGCGGCTCACCCCGGACGAGGCGCTCGCCCTGGTGGTGGCGTTGCGGATGCTCGCCGAGACACCGGGGGTGGCCAACCGGGAGGCCATCGAACGCGCCCTTGCCAAGATCGAGAACGCGGCCGGTGACCTGGTGGGCGCCCCGGTGGAGGTTCGGCTGCCCGGCGAGAGCCCGCGGGTGCAGGAGCTGCGGGCCGCGGTGGAGCGCCGTCGGGCGCTGCGGATCACCTACTACACCGTGGCCCGGGACGAGAGCACCGAGCGCACCATCGACCCGCTGCGGATGCTGATGGTCGACGGCCGGGCGTACGTCGAGGCGTGGTGCCGCCGGGCCGAGGCGGTCCGGTTGTTCCGGGCCGACCGGATCGACGCGGTGGTCGAGCTGGACGAGCCGGCCGTGGTGCCGCCGCAGGCCCGACCGCACGACCTGCGGCAGGGGGTGTTCCGCCCGGCGCCGGACCTGCCGCTGATCACCCTGCGGATCGGCCGGGGGGAGCGCTGGATCACCGAGTACTACCCGTGTGAGCGGATCGAGGTCGACGGCGACCGGTGGGTGGTGTCGCTGCGGGTGACCGACCTGGGCTGGGCCCGCCGCTTCGTGCTCGGGCTCGGGCCGGACGTCACCGTGGTCGCCCCAGCCGAGCTGGCCGTCCAGGTCCGCGCCCAGGCCGCCGCCGCGCTGGAGGCGTACGCCACCCCGGTGCTCCCGGCGGGCGCGGGGACCGCCCGGTAG
- a CDS encoding helix-turn-helix transcriptional regulator, protein MSRSRTERLVNLVICLLSTRRFLTAAQIAATVPGYEHDPEDAREHEAFQRKFERDKAELRELGVPLETGTASVFDTEPGYRIAHREYALPDIPLEPDEAAAVGIAARLWQHAGLAAAASSGLAKLRAAGVDVDPQATLGLEPMVTVDPSFAPLTAAARDRREVTFDYRVPDGDAPTRRRLQPWGVVCWRGRWYVVGHDRDRAATRCFRLSRVVGAVRLTGAPGAYEPPHGIDLISHVARWSGPVERTGRATVLAAAGRAAGLRRWAVQSVPGPDGDRLVLPYADPESLAGQLVGYGPDVRVLEPPEVRDAVIQRLKEIAARHDELAVTGGAR, encoded by the coding sequence GTGTCGCGGAGTCGTACCGAACGCCTGGTCAACCTGGTGATCTGTCTGCTGTCCACCCGGCGGTTCCTGACCGCCGCGCAGATCGCCGCGACCGTGCCCGGCTACGAGCACGATCCGGAGGACGCCCGGGAACACGAGGCCTTCCAGCGCAAGTTCGAGCGGGACAAGGCGGAGCTGCGCGAGCTGGGCGTGCCGCTGGAGACCGGCACGGCCAGCGTCTTCGACACCGAGCCCGGTTACCGGATCGCCCACCGGGAGTACGCCCTGCCCGACATCCCGCTCGAACCGGACGAGGCCGCCGCGGTGGGCATCGCCGCCCGGTTGTGGCAGCACGCCGGGCTGGCCGCCGCCGCCTCGTCCGGGCTGGCCAAGCTGCGGGCGGCCGGGGTGGACGTCGACCCGCAGGCCACCCTGGGGCTGGAGCCGATGGTCACCGTCGACCCGTCCTTCGCGCCGCTGACCGCCGCCGCCCGGGACCGTCGGGAGGTCACCTTCGACTACCGGGTGCCGGACGGGGACGCCCCGACCCGCCGCCGGTTGCAGCCGTGGGGCGTGGTCTGCTGGCGGGGCCGCTGGTACGTCGTCGGTCACGACCGGGACCGGGCGGCGACCCGCTGCTTCCGGCTCTCCCGGGTGGTGGGCGCGGTCCGGCTCACCGGTGCGCCGGGGGCCTACGAACCGCCCCACGGGATCGACCTGATCAGCCACGTGGCCCGCTGGTCCGGGCCGGTCGAGCGGACCGGCCGGGCCACCGTGCTGGCCGCCGCCGGTCGGGCGGCCGGCCTGCGCCGGTGGGCCGTGCAGAGCGTGCCCGGCCCGGACGGCGACCGGCTGGTGCTGCCCTACGCCGATCCGGAGTCCCTGGCCGGTCAGCTCGTCGGCTACGGCCCGGACGTGCGGGTCCTGGAGCCACCCGAGGTGCGCGACGCGGTGATCCAACGGCTCAAGGAGATCGCCGCCCGGCACGACGAGCTGGCCGTTACCGGGGGTGCCCGGTGA
- a CDS encoding DUF3866 family protein — MVRWRSGTVTTVRRRWAGAVEIDVALPDGATMRALAYPELVGDPVPGDRVLLNAGALLMGLGTGGYALVVALPDRLPADPPQAGDTRDAGHLVKARYTPLQPIMLGVDEEASPHHALLAAVDDLDGLPVVTADLHSALPAILAGIHADSPGARVAYLLTDGGALPAWFSRTLDGLRDALVGTVSVGQAFGGDLEAATLHTGLLAARHVLRADVAVVAQGPGNLGTGTRWGFSGVAVGEAVNAVAVLGGRPVGSLRISDADARPRHRGVSHHSLTAYGRVALAPAELVVPDGLPPELSARVDAALTPLADRHTVVRVDTDGLDAALRALPVRLSTMGRGLDADHAYFLAAAAAGRHAAGLAG; from the coding sequence ATGGTGCGATGGCGGTCCGGGACGGTCACGACGGTACGGCGACGGTGGGCCGGCGCGGTGGAGATCGACGTCGCCCTTCCCGACGGGGCCACCATGCGTGCGCTGGCCTACCCGGAGCTGGTCGGCGACCCCGTCCCCGGCGACCGGGTGCTGCTCAACGCCGGCGCGCTGCTGATGGGCCTCGGCACCGGCGGGTACGCCCTGGTGGTCGCCCTGCCCGACCGGCTGCCCGCCGATCCGCCGCAGGCCGGCGACACCCGCGACGCCGGGCACCTGGTCAAGGCCCGCTACACCCCGCTCCAGCCGATCATGCTCGGGGTCGACGAGGAGGCGTCGCCGCACCACGCGCTGCTCGCCGCCGTCGACGACCTTGACGGGTTGCCGGTGGTCACCGCCGACCTGCACTCCGCCCTGCCGGCCATCCTCGCCGGCATCCACGCCGACTCCCCCGGTGCCCGGGTGGCGTACCTGCTCACCGACGGCGGTGCGCTGCCCGCCTGGTTCTCCCGCACCCTCGACGGGCTGCGGGACGCGTTGGTCGGCACGGTCAGCGTCGGGCAGGCTTTCGGCGGGGACCTGGAGGCGGCCACCCTGCACACCGGTCTGCTGGCCGCCCGGCACGTGCTCCGCGCCGACGTGGCGGTCGTCGCGCAGGGGCCGGGCAACCTGGGCACCGGCACCCGGTGGGGGTTCTCCGGCGTCGCCGTCGGCGAGGCGGTCAACGCGGTGGCGGTGCTGGGTGGCCGGCCGGTCGGGTCGTTGCGGATCTCCGACGCCGACGCCCGCCCCCGGCACCGGGGGGTGTCGCACCACAGCCTCACCGCGTACGGCCGGGTGGCACTGGCCCCGGCGGAGCTGGTGGTGCCGGACGGCCTGCCGCCGGAGCTTTCGGCCCGGGTGGACGCCGCGCTGACCCCGCTCGCCGACCGGCACACCGTGGTCCGGGTCGACACCGACGGGCTGGACGCCGCGCTGCGCGCCCTGCCGGTGCGACTGTCCACGATGGGCCGTGGTCTGGACGCCGACCACGCCTACTTCCTCGCGGCGGCGGCGGCCGGCCGGCACGCCGCCGGCCTGGCCGGCTGA
- the pafA gene encoding Pup--protein ligase, whose protein sequence is MERRIFGLETEYGVTCTYRGQRRLSPDEVARYLFRRVVSWGRSSNVFLRNGARLYLDVGSHPEYATPECDSVTDLVAHDRAGERILEGLLVDAEKRLHDEGIAGEIYLFKNNTDSAGNSYGCHENYLVSRHGEFGRLADVLIPFLVTRQLICGAGKVLQTPRGAVYCLSQRAEHIWEGVSSATTRSRPIINTRDEPHADAERYRRLHVIVGDSNMNEVTTLLKVGSADIVLRMIEAGVVMRDLSLENPIRAIREVSHDITGRRKVRLTSGKEVSALEIQQEYLARATEFVERRGGDQTAKRVVELWGRVLNAVESGNLDPVAREVDWVSKLRLIERYQRKHDLPLSHPRVAQMDLAYHDLRRGRGLYGLLERRGQVDRVATDPEIFEAKETPPQTTRARLRGEFIRHAQEKRRDFTVDWVHLKLNDQAQRTVLCKDPFRAYDERVERLIASM, encoded by the coding sequence ATGGAGCGGCGAATCTTCGGCCTCGAGACCGAGTACGGCGTCACCTGTACCTACCGCGGGCAGCGCAGGCTGTCCCCTGACGAAGTAGCCCGGTACCTCTTCCGCCGGGTGGTGTCCTGGGGTCGGTCGAGCAACGTGTTCCTGCGCAACGGAGCCCGGCTCTACCTGGACGTCGGGTCGCACCCGGAGTACGCCACCCCGGAGTGCGACTCGGTCACCGACCTGGTCGCCCACGACCGGGCCGGGGAGCGGATCCTGGAGGGCCTGCTCGTCGACGCGGAGAAGCGGCTGCACGACGAGGGCATCGCGGGTGAGATCTACCTGTTCAAGAACAACACCGACTCGGCCGGCAACTCGTACGGCTGCCACGAGAACTACCTGGTGTCCCGGCACGGTGAGTTCGGCCGGCTCGCCGACGTGCTCATCCCGTTCCTGGTCACCAGGCAGTTGATCTGCGGGGCGGGCAAGGTGTTGCAGACCCCGCGCGGGGCGGTCTACTGCCTGTCGCAGCGGGCCGAGCACATCTGGGAGGGCGTCTCCTCGGCGACCACCCGCAGCCGGCCGATCATCAACACCCGCGACGAGCCGCACGCCGACGCCGAGCGGTACCGCCGGCTGCACGTCATCGTCGGCGACTCCAACATGAACGAGGTCACCACCCTGCTCAAGGTGGGCTCGGCCGACATCGTGCTGCGCATGATCGAGGCCGGGGTGGTGATGCGTGACCTATCGCTGGAGAACCCGATCCGGGCCATCCGCGAGGTGTCGCACGACATCACCGGCCGGCGCAAGGTGCGGCTCACCTCCGGCAAGGAGGTCAGCGCGCTGGAGATCCAGCAGGAGTACCTGGCCCGCGCCACCGAGTTCGTCGAGCGCCGGGGCGGCGACCAGACCGCCAAGCGGGTGGTCGAGCTGTGGGGTCGGGTGCTGAACGCGGTGGAGAGCGGCAACCTCGACCCGGTGGCCCGGGAGGTCGACTGGGTGAGCAAGCTCCGGCTGATCGAGCGGTACCAGCGCAAGCACGACCTGCCGCTGTCGCACCCCCGGGTCGCGCAGATGGACCTGGCCTACCACGACCTGCGCCGCGGTCGCGGCCTGTACGGGCTGCTCGAACGGCGCGGTCAGGTGGACCGGGTGGCGACCGACCCGGAGATCTTCGAGGCCAAGGAGACCCCGCCGCAGACCACCCGGGCCCGGCTGCGCGGCGAGTTCATCCGGCACGCCCAGGAGAAGCGGCGCGACTTCACCGTCGACTGGGTGCACCTGAAGCTCAACGACCAGGCGCAGCGCACGGTGCTCTGCAAGGACCCGTTCCGGGCGTACGACGAGCGGGTGGAGCGGTTGATCGCCAGCATGTGA
- a CDS encoding glycosyltransferase family 2 protein, protein MVNGKRVLIIIPALNESGSIADVVGEVRGELPGVDVLVVDDGSTDRTAAVAAAAGARVAKLPYNLGVGGAMRLGYRYARDNDYDVAIQIDADGQHDPRYVPKLVDLLDDNDLVIGARFAGEGDYSVRGPRRWAMVMLSGVLSRVAKTRLTDTTSGFRAANRRVIEMFASWYPAEYLGDTVETLVHTARRGYRIRQVPVAMRKRMAGTPSHSPAKAMIYLGRAFAVLTLALIRR, encoded by the coding sequence ATGGTTAACGGCAAGCGCGTCCTGATCATCATCCCCGCGCTCAACGAGTCCGGGTCGATCGCCGACGTGGTCGGCGAGGTCCGTGGCGAGTTGCCCGGCGTCGACGTGCTCGTGGTCGACGACGGCTCCACCGACCGCACCGCCGCGGTGGCCGCCGCCGCCGGCGCCCGGGTGGCCAAGCTCCCGTACAACCTCGGGGTGGGCGGGGCGATGCGGCTGGGCTACCGCTACGCCCGGGACAACGACTACGACGTGGCGATCCAGATCGACGCCGACGGCCAGCACGACCCGCGCTACGTGCCCAAGCTGGTCGACCTGCTCGACGACAACGACCTGGTCATCGGGGCCCGGTTCGCCGGCGAGGGCGACTACTCCGTGCGCGGTCCCCGACGCTGGGCGATGGTCATGCTGTCCGGGGTGCTCTCCCGGGTCGCCAAGACCAGACTGACCGACACCACCTCCGGTTTCCGGGCCGCCAACCGGCGGGTCATCGAGATGTTCGCCAGCTGGTACCCGGCGGAGTACCTGGGCGACACGGTGGAGACGCTGGTGCACACCGCCCGGCGCGGCTACCGGATCCGTCAGGTGCCGGTGGCCATGCGCAAGCGGATGGCGGGCACCCCCAGCCACTCCCCCGCCAAGGCGATGATCTACCTGGGTCGGGCCTTCGCGGTGCTCACCCTGGCGCTCATCCGCCGGTGA
- the tatA gene encoding Sec-independent protein translocase subunit TatA → MGALKPWHIAVLVVVLILLFGAKRLPDAARSLGRSLRIIKAETKSLADDDRDLAEKADAQAGYQPLPPQQQPVQQQPYAPQPQQQYAAPQPQQQYAPQQAPQQPVAPPVDPVQRVRDN, encoded by the coding sequence ATGGGTGCCCTCAAGCCGTGGCACATCGCCGTACTCGTGGTCGTGCTGATCCTGCTGTTCGGCGCGAAGCGGCTTCCCGACGCGGCCCGTTCGCTCGGCCGTTCGCTGCGGATCATCAAGGCGGAGACCAAGAGCCTGGCCGACGACGACCGCGACCTGGCCGAGAAGGCCGACGCGCAGGCCGGCTACCAGCCGCTGCCGCCCCAGCAGCAGCCTGTGCAGCAGCAGCCGTACGCGCCGCAGCCCCAGCAGCAGTACGCCGCCCCGCAGCCGCAGCAGCAGTACGCCCCGCAGCAGGCTCCGCAGCAGCCGGTCGCCCCGCCGGTCGACCCGGTGCAGCGCGTCCGCGACAACTGA
- the rfbA gene encoding glucose-1-phosphate thymidylyltransferase RfbA, producing the protein MRGILLAGGTGSRLWPLTRAVSKQLMPIFDKPMVYYPLSTLVMSGIREILVITTPEDQDQFRRLLGDGSQWGLRLEYVAQARPEGIAQAFVLGADFVGDDSVALVLGDNIFHGAGLGRQLADNGDLVGGRVFAYPVANPQAYGVVDFDASGRVLSIEEKPARPKSRYAVPGLYFYDNRVVGIAAGLTPSARGELEITAVNEAYRLTGELSVSVLDRGTAWLDTGTFTSMMQAGEFVRVIEERQGMKIGCVEEVCWRAGLIDDDQLRALAEPLLKSGYGDYLLELLADKHDEAVLRAAQPGTENPR; encoded by the coding sequence GTGCGTGGAATCCTTCTCGCTGGTGGCACCGGGTCGCGGCTGTGGCCGCTCACCCGTGCGGTGTCCAAGCAGCTGATGCCGATCTTCGACAAGCCGATGGTCTACTACCCGCTCTCGACGCTGGTGATGTCCGGGATCCGGGAGATCCTGGTGATCACCACGCCGGAGGACCAGGACCAGTTCCGGCGGCTGCTCGGCGACGGCAGCCAGTGGGGGCTGCGGCTGGAGTACGTCGCCCAGGCCCGCCCGGAGGGCATCGCGCAGGCCTTCGTCCTCGGCGCGGACTTCGTCGGCGACGACTCGGTGGCGCTGGTGCTGGGCGACAACATCTTCCACGGCGCCGGCCTCGGCCGGCAGCTGGCCGACAACGGTGACCTGGTCGGCGGGCGGGTCTTCGCGTACCCGGTGGCCAACCCGCAGGCGTACGGCGTGGTCGACTTCGACGCCAGCGGACGGGTGCTGTCGATCGAGGAGAAGCCGGCCCGCCCGAAGTCCCGCTACGCGGTGCCGGGCCTCTACTTCTACGACAACCGGGTGGTCGGGATCGCCGCCGGGCTCACCCCGAGCGCCCGGGGCGAGCTGGAGATCACCGCGGTCAACGAGGCGTACCGGCTGACCGGGGAGCTGTCGGTGTCCGTGCTGGATCGGGGCACCGCCTGGCTGGACACCGGCACCTTCACCTCGATGATGCAGGCCGGCGAGTTCGTCCGGGTGATCGAGGAACGGCAGGGCATGAAGATCGGCTGCGTCGAGGAGGTCTGCTGGCGGGCCGGCCTGATCGACGACGACCAGCTCCGCGCGTTGGCCGAGCCGCTGCTCAAGAGCGGCTACGGTGACTACCTGCTCGAACTGCTGGCCGACAAGCACGACGAGGCGGTGCTGCGCGCCGCGCAGCCGGGAACGGAGAACCCGCGGTGA
- the rfbB gene encoding dTDP-glucose 4,6-dehydratase, which yields MRILVTGGAGFIGSEYVRMLLGVPGGDASGVPAVEPAVVTVLDKLTYSGNLDNLLPVRDDPRLRFVRGDICDPATVDEVVAGHDVIVHFAAESHVDRSITGAAPFVTTNVLGTQTLLDAALRHGTGRFVHVSTDEVYGSIDEGSWTETWPLAPNSPYSAAKAGSDLLALAYHRTHGMDVVVTRCSNNYGPYQFPEKVVPLFVTNLLDGGTVPLYGDGGNVRDWLHVHDHCRGIAMVAHAGRAGEVYHIGGGTELSNKELTGRLLEACDAGWDRVVPVTDRKGHDRRYSLDISKINTELGYAPSIDLETGLARTVAWYRDNRAWWEPLKTAPGA from the coding sequence GTGAGGATTCTCGTCACCGGCGGAGCCGGATTCATCGGGTCGGAGTACGTACGGATGCTGCTGGGTGTGCCCGGTGGCGACGCCTCCGGGGTGCCCGCCGTCGAGCCCGCCGTGGTGACCGTGCTGGACAAGCTCACCTACTCCGGCAACCTGGACAACCTCCTCCCGGTGCGCGACGACCCCCGGCTGCGGTTCGTCCGGGGCGACATCTGCGACCCGGCGACGGTCGACGAGGTGGTGGCCGGACACGACGTGATCGTGCACTTCGCCGCCGAGTCGCACGTCGACCGCTCGATCACCGGCGCCGCGCCGTTCGTCACCACCAACGTGCTCGGCACCCAGACCCTGCTGGACGCCGCGCTGCGGCACGGCACCGGCCGGTTCGTGCACGTCTCCACCGACGAGGTGTACGGCTCGATCGACGAGGGGTCCTGGACGGAGACCTGGCCGCTCGCGCCGAACTCGCCGTACTCGGCCGCCAAGGCCGGCTCCGACCTGCTGGCGCTGGCCTACCACCGGACCCACGGGATGGACGTGGTGGTCACCCGCTGCTCCAACAACTACGGGCCGTACCAGTTCCCGGAGAAGGTCGTCCCGCTGTTCGTCACCAACCTGCTCGACGGCGGGACCGTGCCGCTCTACGGCGACGGCGGCAACGTCCGGGACTGGCTGCACGTGCACGACCACTGCCGGGGCATCGCCATGGTGGCGCACGCCGGCCGCGCGGGCGAGGTCTACCACATCGGCGGCGGCACCGAGCTGAGCAACAAGGAGCTGACCGGCCGGCTGCTGGAGGCGTGTGACGCCGGCTGGGACCGGGTCGTCCCGGTGACCGACCGCAAGGGCCACGACCGCCGCTACTCGCTGGACATCAGCAAGATCAACACCGAGCTGGGGTACGCCCCCAGCATCGACCTGGAGACGGGCCTGGCCCGGACCGTCGCCTGGTACCGGGACAACCGGGCCTGGTGGGAGCCGCTCAAGACGGCCCCGGGCGCATGA
- a CDS encoding dTDP-4-dehydrorhamnose 3,5-epimerase family protein: MKIRPLSIEGTWEVTPQQHGDPRGLFMEWYRFDHLAEAVGHPLRLAQANLSISGRGVVRGIHFADVPPGQAKYITCVRGAVLDVVVDLRIGSPTFGRWEGVRLDDTDRRAVYLAEGLGHGFCALTEDATLTYFCSTTYNPTGEHGVHPLDPELGIEWPVETPQLSARDAAAPSFAQARAAGLLPDYASCRSFVAGLGPTGMSYSDGI; encoded by the coding sequence GTGAAGATTCGTCCGCTGAGTATCGAGGGCACCTGGGAGGTCACGCCGCAGCAGCACGGCGACCCGCGGGGCCTGTTCATGGAGTGGTACCGGTTCGACCACCTCGCCGAGGCGGTGGGTCATCCGCTGCGGCTGGCCCAGGCCAACCTGTCGATCTCCGGACGGGGGGTGGTGCGCGGCATCCACTTCGCCGACGTCCCGCCCGGCCAGGCGAAGTACATCACCTGCGTCCGTGGCGCGGTGCTGGACGTGGTGGTGGACCTGCGGATCGGCTCGCCGACCTTCGGCCGCTGGGAGGGCGTCCGGCTCGACGACACCGACCGGCGGGCGGTCTACCTGGCCGAGGGGCTGGGGCACGGCTTCTGCGCGCTGACCGAGGACGCCACCCTGACCTACTTCTGCTCGACCACCTACAACCCGACCGGGGAGCACGGGGTGCATCCCCTCGACCCCGAGCTGGGCATCGAGTGGCCGGTCGAGACGCCGCAGCTGTCCGCCCGGGACGCGGCGGCCCCGTCGTTCGCGCAGGCCCGCGCGGCCGGTCTGCTGCCGGACTACGCGTCCTGCCGGTCCTTCGTGGCCGGGCTGGGGCCGACCGGAATGTCGTACTCGGACGGGATCTGA
- a CDS encoding cation diffusion facilitator family transporter has translation MAEAEGNSESVGTVVVAGAANLAIAVAKLVAGIVSGSAAMLSEAAHSVADTTTEVLLYLALRRGARPADVRHPFGYGKESYVWAFLAALFTFVAGAGFAITHGVTTILVHEHSGDYLISYVVLAVSFVIESVSLARAVRQVRGESRRWGTTPRRFLRLTADTTVKAVFLEDSAALIGLLIAGVGLGLSQWTGDELFDGVASILIGLLLLVVAAILARSNISLLVGRAVPERLHREIERELAGLPTVDRVDTLLTMQLGPDDILVAAKIDFRDEATGADIEADADEAERRLTDRYPEIGYVFLDPTRSLPGAGRHARRTQQEPGPAADARATDGPSDQEADGRR, from the coding sequence ATGGCGGAGGCCGAAGGCAACAGCGAGAGCGTCGGCACGGTGGTGGTGGCCGGGGCGGCGAACCTCGCCATCGCGGTGGCGAAGCTGGTCGCCGGGATCGTGTCCGGCTCGGCGGCGATGCTCTCCGAGGCGGCCCACTCGGTCGCCGACACCACCACCGAGGTGCTGCTCTACCTGGCGTTGCGCCGGGGCGCCCGGCCCGCCGACGTCCGGCACCCGTTCGGGTACGGCAAGGAGAGCTACGTCTGGGCGTTCCTGGCCGCGCTGTTCACCTTCGTGGCCGGTGCCGGCTTCGCGATCACCCACGGTGTGACCACCATCCTGGTGCACGAGCACAGCGGCGACTACCTGATCTCGTACGTGGTGCTGGCGGTCTCGTTCGTCATCGAGTCGGTGTCGCTGGCCCGCGCGGTACGCCAGGTGCGCGGCGAGTCCCGCCGCTGGGGGACCACCCCGCGTCGGTTCCTGCGGCTGACCGCCGACACCACCGTCAAGGCGGTGTTCCTGGAGGACAGCGCCGCCCTGATCGGCCTGCTCATCGCGGGGGTCGGGCTGGGCCTGTCGCAGTGGACCGGCGACGAGCTGTTCGACGGCGTCGCCTCGATCCTGATCGGCCTGCTGCTGCTCGTCGTCGCCGCCATCCTGGCCAGGAGCAACATCTCGCTGCTGGTCGGCCGGGCGGTCCCCGAACGGCTGCACCGCGAGATCGAACGCGAGCTGGCCGGCCTGCCGACGGTGGACCGGGTCGACACGCTGCTGACCATGCAGCTCGGCCCGGACGACATCCTGGTGGCCGCCAAGATCGACTTCCGGGACGAGGCGACCGGGGCCGACATCGAGGCCGACGCCGACGAGGCCGAACGGCGGCTCACCGACCGCTACCCGGAGATCGGGTACGTCTTCCTCGACCCCACCCGGTCACTGCCCGGCGCCGGCCGCCACGCCCGGCGTACCCAGCAGGAGCCCGGCCCGGCCGCCGACGCGCGAGCGACCGACGGGCCGTCCGATCAGGAGGCCGACGGCCGGCGCTGA
- a CDS encoding DUF2304 domain-containing protein, which produces MKLTLVTGLTGLILLATIVELLRRRQLREKYGMLWLGVLVIVIPLSLFPRLLDNVAGFFGVVSGVSLVLFLGIVFLLLVCVHLSWEVSALEEETRTLAEDFALLRAQIDAERVARLAETAQTGTADRDELVSHDG; this is translated from the coding sequence ATGAAGCTCACCCTCGTCACCGGTCTGACCGGCCTGATCCTGCTCGCCACCATCGTCGAGCTGCTGCGCCGCCGCCAGCTCCGCGAGAAGTACGGCATGCTCTGGCTCGGCGTCCTGGTCATCGTGATCCCGTTGTCGCTGTTCCCCCGGCTGCTGGACAACGTGGCCGGCTTCTTCGGCGTGGTCTCCGGCGTCAGCCTCGTGCTCTTCCTCGGCATCGTCTTCCTGCTGCTGGTCTGCGTGCATCTGAGCTGGGAGGTGAGCGCGCTGGAGGAGGAGACCCGCACCCTGGCCGAGGACTTCGCCCTGCTCCGCGCGCAGATCGACGCGGAACGCGTCGCCCGCCTCGCCGAAACCGCCCAGACCGGCACCGCCGACCGAGACGAACTGGTGTCCCACGATGGTTAA
- the rfbD gene encoding dTDP-4-dehydrorhamnose reductase has product MTRILVTGAGGMLGRDLLAVLATRDDLQVTAATRGDLDVTDAGAVRAAVTGHQVVVNAAAWTDVDGAERDEAAATAVNGDAVAHLARACAEHGARLVHVSTDYVFAGDADTPYAEDAPTDPINAYGRSKLAGERAVVRFLPETGYLVRTAWLYGAHGRNFVTTMIGLAATREHLDVVDDQQGQPTWSYALAGQLVALVDAALAGRAPAGVYHGTCTGRTTWYGLARAAFAHAGLDPERIRPTTSDRFPRPAARPAYSVLGHDRWAEAGLSPLPDWRDALSDAFDSPSAPAPWKVA; this is encoded by the coding sequence ATGACCCGGATCCTGGTCACCGGCGCGGGCGGCATGCTCGGCCGGGACCTGCTGGCCGTGCTCGCCACCCGCGACGACCTCCAGGTGACCGCCGCCACCCGCGGCGACCTCGACGTCACCGACGCCGGGGCGGTCAGGGCCGCCGTCACCGGTCACCAGGTGGTGGTCAACGCCGCCGCGTGGACCGACGTCGACGGCGCCGAACGGGACGAGGCGGCGGCCACCGCCGTCAACGGCGACGCGGTCGCCCACCTGGCCCGCGCCTGCGCCGAGCACGGCGCGCGGCTGGTGCACGTCTCCACCGACTACGTCTTCGCCGGCGACGCGGACACCCCGTACGCCGAGGACGCCCCCACCGACCCGATCAACGCGTACGGCCGCAGCAAGCTCGCCGGGGAGCGGGCCGTGGTCCGATTCCTCCCCGAAACCGGCTACCTGGTGCGGACCGCCTGGCTCTACGGGGCACACGGCCGCAACTTCGTGACCACCATGATCGGGTTGGCCGCCACCCGGGAGCACCTCGACGTGGTCGACGACCAGCAGGGCCAGCCCACCTGGTCGTACGCGCTGGCCGGTCAGCTGGTGGCGCTCGTCGACGCGGCGCTGGCCGGGCGGGCCCCGGCCGGGGTCTACCACGGCACCTGCACCGGTCGGACCACCTGGTACGGCCTGGCCCGCGCCGCCTTCGCGCACGCCGGGCTCGACCCGGAGAGGATCCGGCCCACCACCAGCGACCGGTTTCCGCGTCCGGCCGCGCGGCCGGCGTACAGTGTGCTAGGGCACGACCGGTGGGCCGAGGCCGGCCTGTCCCCGCTGCCGGACTGGCGCGACGCGCTGTCCGACGCCTTCGACTCCCCCAGTGCACCCGCCCCGTGGAAGGTCGCATGA